A genomic window from Struthio camelus isolate bStrCam1 chromosome 2, bStrCam1.hap1, whole genome shotgun sequence includes:
- the GTPBP10 gene encoding GTP-binding protein 10 isoform X2 translates to MVRGGGAALRKYCSFIDDLRLYVRGGTGGMGYPRLGGEGGRGGDVWFVAQERTTLKSIKDRYPQKRFVAGAGANSSVRALKGEKGKDCEVHVPLGISVLCDDGKQIGELNTAGERCLVARGGLGGSLATNFLPCKGQRRIVHLDLKLIADVGLVGFPNAGKSSLLSKVSHAKPEIADYAFTTIKPELGKIMYADYKQISVADLPGLIEGAHANKGMGHKFLKHVERTKQLLLVVDVSGFQLSFKTRFRTAFETILLLTKELELYKEELLTKPALLAINKMDLPNAKDNLNELMKQLQNPQDFLHLLQEDVIPESTIKFKDIIPVSTCTGEGIEELKTCIRKSLDEEAEKENEDYRKKKLLLLRTSGDKQMNRG, encoded by the exons AtggtgcggggcggcggggcggcgctgcggAAG tacTGCAGCTTTATAGATGACTTACGGCTCTACGTGCGAGGAGGGACTGGTGGAATGGGCTATCCTCGCCtaggtggggaaggagggagaggtggcGATGTCTGGTTCGTTGCTCAGGAAAGAACGACGTTGAAGAGCATTAAAGACAGATATCCCCAGAAGCGGTTTGTAGCTGGAGCAGGAGCCAACAGCAG TGTTAGGGCATTAAaaggtgaaaaaggaaaagactgtGAAGTTCATGTGCCTTTGGGGATTTCAGTTCTTTGTGATGATGGAAAGCAGATTG GAGAGCTTAATACAGCAGGAGAAAGGTGCCTAGTAGCTCGTGGAGGTCTCGGAGGGTCTTTGGCCACAAACTTTCTGCCTTGCAAGGGTCAGAGGCGAATTGTTCATCTCGATCTGAAACTTATAGCAGATGTTGGCTTAGTTGG GTTTCCAAATGCAGGAAAATCATCTCTGCTGAGCAAGGTTTCTCATGCCAAACCTGAGATTGCAGATTACGCAT TTACAACAATAAAGCCTGAACTAGGAAAGATCATGTATGCAGATTATAAGCAG aTTTCAGTAGCTGATCTCCCCGGACTGATTGAGGGTGCACATGCAAACAAAGGGATGGGCCACAAATTCCTCAAACATGTAGAAAGAACCAAACAGCTTCTCTTAGTT GTTGATGTATCTGGATTTCAGCTATCTTTCAAGACTCGATTCAGAACAGCCTTTGAAACTATACTGCTTCTAACAAAG GAGTTGGAACTGTACAAAGAAGAACTTCTAACAAAGCCTGCACTACTTGCCATTAATAAAATGGATTTGCCTAATGCAAAGGATAACTTGAATGAACTTATGAAGCAACTACAGAATCCTCAAG ACTTCTTGCACTTACTACAGGAAGATGTGATTCCTGAGAGTACAATCAAGTTCAAAGATATAATTCCCGTATCAACATGTACTGGAGAAGGAATTGAGGAACTAAAAACATGTATAAGAAAATCACTAGAtgaagaagcagagaaggagaaTGAAGACTATCGGAAAAAGAAACTACTACTATTGCGAACTTCAGGAGACAAACAAATGAATAGAGGCTAG
- the GTPBP10 gene encoding GTP-binding protein 10 isoform X1: MVRGGGAALRKYCSFIDDLRLYVRGGTGGMGYPRLGGEGGRGGDVWFVAQERTTLKSIKDRYPQKRFVAGAGANSSVRALKGEKGKDCEVHVPLGISVLCDDGKQIGELNTAGERCLVARGGLGGSLATNFLPCKGQRRIVHLDLKLIADVGLVGFPNAGKSSLLSKVSHAKPEIADYAFTTIKPELGKIMYADYKQVTSNFWEILPKISVADLPGLIEGAHANKGMGHKFLKHVERTKQLLLVVDVSGFQLSFKTRFRTAFETILLLTKELELYKEELLTKPALLAINKMDLPNAKDNLNELMKQLQNPQDFLHLLQEDVIPESTIKFKDIIPVSTCTGEGIEELKTCIRKSLDEEAEKENEDYRKKKLLLLRTSGDKQMNRG, encoded by the exons AtggtgcggggcggcggggcggcgctgcggAAG tacTGCAGCTTTATAGATGACTTACGGCTCTACGTGCGAGGAGGGACTGGTGGAATGGGCTATCCTCGCCtaggtggggaaggagggagaggtggcGATGTCTGGTTCGTTGCTCAGGAAAGAACGACGTTGAAGAGCATTAAAGACAGATATCCCCAGAAGCGGTTTGTAGCTGGAGCAGGAGCCAACAGCAG TGTTAGGGCATTAAaaggtgaaaaaggaaaagactgtGAAGTTCATGTGCCTTTGGGGATTTCAGTTCTTTGTGATGATGGAAAGCAGATTG GAGAGCTTAATACAGCAGGAGAAAGGTGCCTAGTAGCTCGTGGAGGTCTCGGAGGGTCTTTGGCCACAAACTTTCTGCCTTGCAAGGGTCAGAGGCGAATTGTTCATCTCGATCTGAAACTTATAGCAGATGTTGGCTTAGTTGG GTTTCCAAATGCAGGAAAATCATCTCTGCTGAGCAAGGTTTCTCATGCCAAACCTGAGATTGCAGATTACGCAT TTACAACAATAAAGCCTGAACTAGGAAAGATCATGTATGCAGATTATAAGCAG GTAACAAGTAACTTCTGGGAGATCTTGCCTAAG aTTTCAGTAGCTGATCTCCCCGGACTGATTGAGGGTGCACATGCAAACAAAGGGATGGGCCACAAATTCCTCAAACATGTAGAAAGAACCAAACAGCTTCTCTTAGTT GTTGATGTATCTGGATTTCAGCTATCTTTCAAGACTCGATTCAGAACAGCCTTTGAAACTATACTGCTTCTAACAAAG GAGTTGGAACTGTACAAAGAAGAACTTCTAACAAAGCCTGCACTACTTGCCATTAATAAAATGGATTTGCCTAATGCAAAGGATAACTTGAATGAACTTATGAAGCAACTACAGAATCCTCAAG ACTTCTTGCACTTACTACAGGAAGATGTGATTCCTGAGAGTACAATCAAGTTCAAAGATATAATTCCCGTATCAACATGTACTGGAGAAGGAATTGAGGAACTAAAAACATGTATAAGAAAATCACTAGAtgaagaagcagagaaggagaaTGAAGACTATCGGAAAAAGAAACTACTACTATTGCGAACTTCAGGAGACAAACAAATGAATAGAGGCTAG
- the CLDN12 gene encoding claudin-12 isoform X2, whose amino-acid sequence MCLLPNRSSNTFLLRSCKGFSPFEHTIGTIVFSAPLPVRSRVDAHCRKHLLWAGMGCRDVHAATVLAFLSGTASVAGLLAAVLLPNWRQMRLYTFNKNEKNVTVYTGLWIKCARFDGSRDCVIYDPQWYTAVDQLDLRVLQFALPLSMLTAVSALFLCLIGMCNTAFVSSVPNIKLAKCLVNSAGCHLVAGLLFLLACAICVTPSIWVIFYNNYLNRKYEPVFSFDISVFIAIASAGGLFFTSIMLFLWYCACKSLPSPFWQPLYSHAPSMHSYASQPYSARSRLSAIEIDIPVVTHAS is encoded by the exons ATGTGTCTTCTTCCCAATCG ATCGAGTAATACGTTTTTACTTAGAAGTTGCAAAGGTTTCTCTCCATTTGAACATACCATTG gtactaTAGTTTTTAGTGCCCCGCTTCCAGTGCGTTCCAGGGTGGATGCTCA ttGCAGAAAGCATCTTCTGTGGGCAGGCATGGGCTGCCGGGATGTTCATGCAGCAACAGTACTGGCCTTCCTCAGCGGAACAGCCTCAGTAGCTGGACTTCTTGCAGCAGTTCTGCTTCCAAACTGGAGGCAAATGAGACTGTACACATTCAACAAGAATGAGAAGAATGTGACAGTTTACACAGGACTCTGGATTAAGTGTGCTCGCTTTGATGGGAGCAGAGACTGCGTGATATATGACCCACAGTGGTACACAGCTGTTGATCAGTTGGATTTGCGTGTTCTTCAGTTTGCCCTCCCCCTGAGTATGTTAACTGCTGtctctgctctgtttctttgCTTGATTGGCATGTGTAACACAGCCTTTGTATCAAGTGTGCCAAACATAAAATTAGCCAAATGCCTTGTAAACAGTGCAGGCTGCCACCTCGTGGCTGGCCTCTTGTTCCTGCTCGCATGTGCCATTTGTGTCACTCCGTCAATCTGGGTCATTTTCTATAACAATTATCTGAACAGAAAATATGAGCCTGTCTTTAGCTTTGACATCTCGGTATTTATTGCTATTGCCAGTGCTGGTGGTCTGTTTTTCACTTCCATTATGTTATTTCTGTGGTATTGTGCATGTAAAAGCCTACCTTCCCCTTTCTGGCAGCCCCTGTATTCACATGCCCCCAGCATGCACAGCTATGCCTCCCAGCCCTACTCTGCACGCTCTCGCCTCTCTGCCATAGAAATTGACATTCCTGTTGTGACACATGCATCTTAA
- the CLDN12 gene encoding claudin-12 isoform X1: MGCRDVHAATVLAFLSGTASVAGLLAAVLLPNWRQMRLYTFNKNEKNVTVYTGLWIKCARFDGSRDCVIYDPQWYTAVDQLDLRVLQFALPLSMLTAVSALFLCLIGMCNTAFVSSVPNIKLAKCLVNSAGCHLVAGLLFLLACAICVTPSIWVIFYNNYLNRKYEPVFSFDISVFIAIASAGGLFFTSIMLFLWYCACKSLPSPFWQPLYSHAPSMHSYASQPYSARSRLSAIEIDIPVVTHAS; this comes from the coding sequence ATGGGCTGCCGGGATGTTCATGCAGCAACAGTACTGGCCTTCCTCAGCGGAACAGCCTCAGTAGCTGGACTTCTTGCAGCAGTTCTGCTTCCAAACTGGAGGCAAATGAGACTGTACACATTCAACAAGAATGAGAAGAATGTGACAGTTTACACAGGACTCTGGATTAAGTGTGCTCGCTTTGATGGGAGCAGAGACTGCGTGATATATGACCCACAGTGGTACACAGCTGTTGATCAGTTGGATTTGCGTGTTCTTCAGTTTGCCCTCCCCCTGAGTATGTTAACTGCTGtctctgctctgtttctttgCTTGATTGGCATGTGTAACACAGCCTTTGTATCAAGTGTGCCAAACATAAAATTAGCCAAATGCCTTGTAAACAGTGCAGGCTGCCACCTCGTGGCTGGCCTCTTGTTCCTGCTCGCATGTGCCATTTGTGTCACTCCGTCAATCTGGGTCATTTTCTATAACAATTATCTGAACAGAAAATATGAGCCTGTCTTTAGCTTTGACATCTCGGTATTTATTGCTATTGCCAGTGCTGGTGGTCTGTTTTTCACTTCCATTATGTTATTTCTGTGGTATTGTGCATGTAAAAGCCTACCTTCCCCTTTCTGGCAGCCCCTGTATTCACATGCCCCCAGCATGCACAGCTATGCCTCCCAGCCCTACTCTGCACGCTCTCGCCTCTCTGCCATAGAAATTGACATTCCTGTTGTGACACATGCATCTTAA